From the genome of Actinacidiphila yeochonensis CN732, one region includes:
- a CDS encoding SDR family oxidoreductase produces MPGLVRERFVTGADGVRLYVTEYGPLPRRGGPETVLLLHGYPDSHEVWSPVAERLAARFHVVCYDVRGHGRSAAPSPLRGGFTLEKLTEDFLAVARAVSPDRPLHLVGHDWGSVQGWEFATVPATDGRIASFTSVSGPCLDHFGHWLRERARHPTPARTAQLLGQSAKSWYVYALHTPVLPELAWRGPLGRAWPRLLSRAERIPPQGSRGSQGYPSPSLPRDAANGTWLYRDNVRRRLGRPRQDAFARVPVQLVTPTKDAFLSARLYDDLERWVPHLIRRTLPARHWVPRSSPDHLTRWITDFVDDVSSGEEHGPNNPALPAEPPTPPTPPALPASIERPGPADPPRSAAGDGSGTEPGTRSGARLGTRTGRRAVAARERFAGRLVVVTGAASGIGRATALEFARAGARVVAVDRDADGAARTARDALAKGAREAWPEEVDVSDGTAMAAFAERSGAERGVPDVVVNNAGIGLAGPFLDTTPEDWKQVLDVNLWGVIHGCRLFGRQMAERGEGGHIVNTASAAAFQPSRSLPAYSTSKAAVLMLSECLRAELAPLDIGVSVVCPGLVDTPITRSARHTGVSAEEQDRRRESTAKLYRLRNYPPEKVARAVLRAVLRNTAVVPVTPEARGARLISRVSPRLLRGLARVDPPL; encoded by the coding sequence GTGCCGGGCCTCGTCCGCGAACGGTTCGTCACCGGCGCGGACGGCGTGCGGCTGTACGTCACCGAGTACGGCCCACTCCCGCGGCGCGGGGGCCCGGAGACCGTGCTGCTCCTGCACGGCTACCCGGACAGCCACGAGGTGTGGAGCCCCGTCGCCGAACGCCTCGCCGCCCGCTTCCACGTGGTCTGCTACGACGTCCGCGGCCATGGCAGGTCGGCCGCGCCCTCCCCGCTCCGGGGCGGCTTCACCCTGGAGAAGCTGACGGAGGACTTCCTCGCGGTGGCCCGAGCGGTCAGCCCCGACCGCCCGCTCCACCTCGTCGGGCACGACTGGGGCTCCGTCCAGGGCTGGGAGTTCGCCACCGTCCCGGCGACGGACGGGCGCATCGCCTCCTTCACATCCGTCTCCGGCCCGTGCCTGGACCACTTCGGCCACTGGCTACGCGAGCGGGCCCGGCACCCCACTCCGGCTAGGACCGCCCAGCTCCTCGGCCAGAGTGCGAAGTCCTGGTACGTCTACGCGCTGCACACCCCCGTACTGCCCGAACTCGCGTGGCGGGGGCCTCTCGGCCGGGCCTGGCCGCGGCTCCTGTCGCGGGCGGAGCGCATCCCGCCACAGGGATCACGGGGATCACAGGGTTACCCGAGTCCATCGCTGCCGCGCGACGCCGCCAACGGCACCTGGCTCTACCGCGACAACGTCCGGCGGCGGCTGGGCCGTCCGCGCCAGGACGCGTTCGCCCGCGTCCCGGTGCAGCTGGTCACACCCACCAAGGACGCCTTCCTCTCGGCGAGGCTCTACGACGACCTGGAGCGATGGGTCCCCCACCTCATCCGGCGCACCCTGCCCGCCCGCCACTGGGTGCCGCGCTCCAGTCCGGATCACCTCACCCGCTGGATCACGGACTTCGTCGACGATGTGTCCTCCGGCGAGGAGCACGGTCCGAACAATCCGGCACTGCCGGCCGAACCGCCTACTCCGCCTACTCCGCCCGCTTTGCCCGCTTCGATCGAGCGGCCCGGCCCGGCCGATCCACCCCGTTCCGCGGCGGGCGACGGAAGCGGGACCGAGCCCGGGACCAGAAGCGGAGCCAGGCTCGGGACCAGGACCGGGCGCCGCGCGGTCGCCGCGCGGGAGCGGTTCGCCGGCCGACTGGTGGTGGTCACCGGCGCGGCCAGCGGCATCGGCCGCGCCACGGCGTTGGAGTTCGCCCGCGCCGGAGCACGAGTGGTGGCGGTGGACCGGGACGCGGACGGAGCCGCGCGGACCGCTCGCGACGCCCTAGCGAAGGGGGCGCGGGAGGCGTGGCCGGAGGAGGTGGACGTCTCGGACGGCACCGCCATGGCAGCGTTCGCCGAGCGCAGCGGCGCCGAGCGCGGTGTTCCGGACGTGGTGGTGAACAACGCGGGCATCGGACTGGCGGGTCCCTTCCTCGACACCACTCCGGAGGACTGGAAGCAGGTGCTGGACGTCAACCTGTGGGGGGTCATCCACGGTTGCCGGCTCTTCGGCCGCCAGATGGCCGAGCGGGGTGAGGGCGGCCACATCGTCAACACCGCCTCGGCCGCCGCCTTCCAGCCGTCGCGGTCGCTGCCCGCCTACAGCACCTCCAAGGCGGCGGTGCTGATGCTCAGCGAGTGCCTGCGGGCGGAGCTGGCGCCGCTGGACATCGGGGTCAGCGTGGTCTGTCCGGGCCTGGTCGACACCCCGATCACCCGCAGCGCGCGACACACCGGTGTGAGTGCCGAGGAGCAGGACCGCCGCAGGGAGAGCACCGCGAAGCTCTACCGACTGCGCAACTACCCGCCGGAGAAGGTCGCCAGGGCGGTGCTGCGCGCGGTGTTGCGGAACACCGCGGTGGTACCGGTCACTCCGGAGGCCAGGGGAGCCCGGCTGATATCCCGGGTCTCGCCGAGGCTGCTGCGCGGCCTGGCCCGGGTGGACCCTCCGCTGTAG
- a CDS encoding metal-dependent hydrolase, giving the protein MSHTIKPRRVAFDWQHTPLHWIPGEPTATHVLNVLHLLLPAGERWFVKVFKEALPLITEERLLQDVKGFMGQEATHSVQHSYVLDRLAEQRLSTEGYTRQVEWMFDVLLGERPPFGLPLTRREWLRFRLALIAAIEHYTAVLGDWILDSPALDQAGADEVMLDLLRWHGAEEVEHRSVAFDMYQHVGGRGLGRYVRRAAAMALAWPTLIYLWVTGARYLLCHDPQLEHGRYRFGEHRGAARRGLLPSWSTLNGAVPRYLRRSYHPSQEGSMDRAVAYLSASSAARSADDGGGRTDRGPRQAPDRAARNEE; this is encoded by the coding sequence GTGAGCCACACCATCAAGCCGCGCCGCGTCGCGTTCGACTGGCAGCACACCCCGCTGCACTGGATACCCGGCGAGCCGACGGCCACCCATGTCCTCAACGTGCTGCACCTGCTGCTGCCGGCCGGCGAGCGGTGGTTCGTGAAGGTCTTCAAGGAGGCGCTGCCACTGATCACCGAGGAACGGCTGCTCCAGGACGTCAAGGGCTTCATGGGGCAGGAGGCCACCCACAGCGTCCAGCACTCCTACGTCCTGGACCGCCTGGCCGAGCAGCGGCTCAGCACGGAGGGCTACACGCGCCAGGTGGAGTGGATGTTCGACGTGCTGCTGGGTGAACGGCCACCCTTCGGCTTGCCGCTGACACGCCGCGAGTGGCTGCGCTTCCGGCTCGCGCTGATCGCTGCCATCGAGCACTACACCGCGGTGCTCGGCGACTGGATCCTCGACTCCCCGGCACTGGACCAGGCGGGTGCCGACGAGGTCATGCTCGACCTGCTGCGCTGGCACGGAGCGGAGGAGGTGGAGCACCGGTCGGTCGCCTTCGACATGTACCAGCACGTCGGCGGCCGCGGCCTCGGCCGCTACGTGCGCAGGGCCGCCGCCATGGCCCTGGCGTGGCCCACACTGATCTACCTGTGGGTGACCGGCGCCCGCTACCTGCTGTGCCACGACCCCCAGCTGGAGCACGGACGCTACCGCTTCGGTGAGCACCGTGGGGCGGCCCGCCGCGGACTGCTGCCGTCCTGGTCCACGCTGAACGGCGCTGTGCCGCGCTACCTGCGCCGGTCGTACCATCCGTCGCAGGAGGGGTCGATGGACAGGGCCGTCGCCTACCTGTCGGCGTCGTCCGCGGCCCGGTCCGCGGACGACGGAGGGGGCCGTACCGATCGGGGGCCGCGGCAGGCTCCGGACCGGGCAGCGAGGAACGAGGAGTGA
- a CDS encoding MerR family transcriptional regulator, whose product MTTAEQHQGYRIEELSRLSGTTVRTIRAYTDRGLLPKPDRLGRANVYDDAHLARLRQIADLLERGYTLASIKELLAAWDAGTGLGGVLGLVGEVDRPWSDEQPARVGRAELAASFGGVEDAAAVEEALRLGVLERLPQDDAEFLVPSPSELAVAVELHRAGVPLAAITGHLRELRGQVEHISERLLEFTTEYVFQRFLHHPPTEEEAAEATDLIRRLRPLAQQTVDAELARAMRLRATEHIRRHLGEPGALVGPPPAETVPVAPGAPVAPSATAAPRAGSVAAAAPPGAFPVGRPDAEADGVEASGAEGGVIAVPLPTATAAAVRELVGHEHMSAFVTAAVEREVAARRMDVLAGRAPHHRGTAAPTS is encoded by the coding sequence GTGACCACGGCCGAACAGCATCAGGGGTACCGGATCGAAGAGCTGTCCCGGCTCAGCGGCACCACGGTCCGCACCATCCGCGCGTACACCGATCGCGGCCTGCTGCCGAAGCCGGACCGCCTCGGCCGGGCCAACGTCTACGACGACGCCCATCTGGCCAGGCTGCGCCAGATCGCCGACCTCCTGGAACGTGGCTACACCCTGGCCAGCATCAAGGAGCTGCTGGCGGCCTGGGACGCCGGAACCGGGCTCGGCGGAGTGCTGGGGCTGGTCGGGGAGGTCGACCGGCCGTGGTCCGACGAGCAGCCGGCCCGCGTGGGGCGCGCCGAACTGGCGGCGTCCTTCGGCGGCGTGGAGGACGCCGCGGCGGTGGAGGAGGCGCTGCGGCTCGGCGTCCTGGAGCGGCTGCCGCAGGACGACGCCGAGTTCCTGGTGCCCAGCCCCAGCGAGCTGGCGGTGGCGGTCGAACTGCACCGGGCGGGGGTGCCGTTGGCCGCGATCACCGGGCACCTTCGTGAGCTGCGCGGCCAGGTGGAGCACATCTCGGAGCGGCTGCTGGAGTTCACCACGGAGTACGTCTTCCAGCGCTTCCTCCACCATCCGCCGACCGAGGAGGAGGCCGCGGAGGCCACGGACCTGATCCGGCGGCTGCGCCCGCTCGCCCAGCAGACCGTTGACGCGGAGCTGGCACGGGCGATGCGGCTGCGGGCCACGGAGCACATCCGCCGCCACCTCGGTGAGCCCGGTGCCCTGGTCGGCCCGCCGCCCGCCGAGACCGTCCCCGTCGCACCGGGCGCCCCCGTCGCACCGAGCGCCACCGCCGCTCCGAGGGCTGGTTCCGTCGCGGCGGCGGCACCACCGGGCGCGTTCCCGGTCGGCCGCCCGGACGCGGAAGCCGACGGGGTGGAAGCGAGTGGGGCGGAAGGGGGCGTCATCGCTGTCCCGTTGCCGACGGCGACGGCAGCGGCCGTCCGGGAGCTGGTCGGCCACGAGCACATGTCGGCCTTCGTCACGGCGGCCGTCGAACGAGAGGTGGCCGCCCGCCGGATGGACGTCCTGGCCGGGCGGGCACCGCACCACCGCGGAACGGCGGCCCCCACGAGCTGA
- a CDS encoding helix-turn-helix domain-containing protein: MLTSFGLTEHADQVYRFVLGQPGCPPSKAAAELGRTQEEIAAALEELTRLGLLRSWWEDDLLHVVNPKAALDSLLAFQQAEIAKRNQALARSQAAAELLLAQYTAQYQDSGDEGLGFEVLHGAQAVRARIATLAAEQRVEVASFMTGGAQNPHALQESRNATGEVLARNVKSRSVYLDAIRNAPGTLEHAQWLTERGAEVRTVPVLPMQLWISDRKLAMVPIDPADSSAGAVLLRQPGAVAAFVALFEAVWVTAVPFGEAPRRSIDDPGSQPRELLRLLAQGYTDEAAARRLGISLRSERRLISELMERLDAQSRFQLGQRAAEQGYV, from the coding sequence ATGCTGACTTCGTTCGGGCTCACCGAACACGCCGACCAGGTGTACAGATTCGTCCTCGGGCAGCCCGGTTGCCCGCCGTCGAAGGCCGCCGCCGAACTCGGCAGGACGCAGGAGGAGATCGCCGCCGCCCTTGAGGAGCTGACCCGCCTGGGACTGCTCCGCTCCTGGTGGGAGGACGACCTGCTCCACGTGGTGAACCCGAAGGCCGCGTTGGACAGCCTGCTGGCCTTCCAGCAGGCCGAGATCGCCAAGCGGAACCAGGCGCTGGCCCGCAGCCAGGCCGCCGCCGAACTGCTGCTGGCCCAGTACACCGCGCAGTACCAGGACAGCGGGGACGAGGGCCTGGGGTTCGAGGTGCTGCACGGCGCCCAGGCGGTACGGGCCCGCATCGCTACCCTGGCCGCCGAACAGCGCGTGGAGGTGGCCTCGTTCATGACCGGCGGCGCCCAGAACCCCCACGCGCTCCAGGAGAGCAGGAACGCCACCGGCGAGGTGCTCGCGCGGAACGTCAAGAGCCGCTCCGTCTACCTGGATGCCATCCGCAACGCCCCGGGCACCCTGGAGCACGCGCAGTGGCTCACCGAGCGGGGAGCGGAGGTGCGCACCGTACCCGTTCTGCCCATGCAGCTGTGGATCTCGGACCGCAAGCTCGCGATGGTGCCGATCGACCCGGCCGACAGCAGCGCCGGAGCGGTGCTGCTGCGCCAGCCCGGTGCGGTGGCGGCCTTCGTCGCGCTGTTCGAGGCGGTCTGGGTGACGGCGGTGCCGTTCGGCGAGGCGCCGCGCCGCAGCATCGACGACCCCGGCTCGCAGCCTCGGGAGCTGCTGCGGCTGCTGGCCCAGGGGTACACCGACGAGGCCGCCGCCCGCCGGCTCGGGATCTCCCTGCGCAGCGAGCGGCGGCTGATCTCGGAGCTGATGGAGAGGCTGGACGCGCAGAGCCGCTTCCAGCTCGGCCAGCGCGCCGCCGAGCAGGGCTACGTCTGA
- a CDS encoding rhodanese-like domain-containing protein, whose protein sequence is MAATTSAAAGTAVSKVLRVPAADPATAAAHFHRRFTFEADVSDVQADLATGQAPFVLVDTRSKAAWDQGHVPGAVHLPTDDIPARAAESVPAGTLVVTYCWGPGCNGATRAAHAFASLGYQVKEMLGGFEYWAREGFEVEDAAGLRRSAPDPLTAPVSGASCAC, encoded by the coding sequence ATGGCCGCCACCACATCCGCCGCCGCCGGCACCGCCGTCTCCAAGGTCCTGCGCGTCCCGGCCGCCGACCCCGCCACCGCCGCAGCGCACTTCCACCGCCGGTTCACCTTCGAGGCCGACGTCTCCGACGTCCAGGCCGACCTGGCAACCGGTCAGGCCCCGTTCGTCCTGGTCGACACCCGCTCGAAGGCGGCGTGGGACCAGGGCCACGTGCCCGGCGCCGTCCACCTGCCCACCGACGACATCCCGGCCCGCGCCGCCGAGTCGGTCCCGGCCGGCACCCTGGTCGTCACGTACTGCTGGGGCCCCGGCTGCAACGGAGCCACCCGCGCCGCGCACGCCTTCGCCAGCCTCGGCTACCAGGTCAAGGAGATGCTGGGCGGCTTCGAGTACTGGGCCCGCGAGGGGTTCGAGGTCGAGGACGCCGCAGGGCTGCGCCGCTCCGCCCCCGACCCGCTGACCGCCCCGGTCTCGGGCGCCTCCTGCGCCTGCTGA
- a CDS encoding class I tRNA ligase family protein — protein sequence MTSYVVTSAPPNPNGDLHLGHLSGPFLGADVLARHLRRSGHEVAYVGYSDEHSAYVPRRAAEIGSTAHRTAKLFGDRMEETLSLGGMHHDWFTRPLTDTAHTEYVQRFFLELWEAGALEVQELPVFRCAPCDRYLYESEVRGRCQYCDDPSDGVYCEACGLPQEPAGLADPLCTSCWTTPDTTTLRRVVFPLEKWRERLTSYYATAQAAAEWRPRLRAYLDGLFERALPDTPVSREAGYGVPVPLPGWEGHILDTWFSGIWGYVAATARLTEAQGDREKALALWSDPDTRIVNFIGFDCSFSHAVLWPALLLAQGSLTLPAQVVINEFYRLEGAKFSTSRGHAIWGGEFLRRTNADALRFHLCLTGPEREQNNFSMKEYAETVTDVLVGGLETWTDTVLDLLAQDFSSVVPATPAAVPAADSAAVPVAVPAVVPAAFTVAEREELTAKVAAALAAESFSPQAAAEALAATVDRAVADLHALRLLRHDDGPGRPDAYAASLAGHVELLAAVAVAAAPLMPGWSAFLASHLGVPVEMETRMPRWAEAGERLVPAGTVLPASVPAFFHELS from the coding sequence ATGACCTCCTACGTCGTCACCAGTGCCCCGCCGAACCCCAACGGCGACCTCCACCTCGGCCACCTCTCCGGCCCCTTCCTCGGGGCGGACGTCCTCGCCCGGCACCTGCGCCGGAGCGGTCACGAGGTCGCCTACGTCGGCTACTCCGACGAGCACTCCGCCTACGTCCCGCGCCGCGCCGCCGAGATCGGCTCCACCGCGCACCGCACCGCCAAGCTCTTCGGCGACCGCATGGAGGAGACGCTCTCGCTGGGCGGGATGCACCACGACTGGTTCACCCGGCCGCTCACCGACACCGCCCACACCGAGTACGTCCAGCGCTTCTTCCTGGAGCTGTGGGAGGCCGGTGCCCTGGAGGTCCAGGAACTGCCCGTCTTCCGCTGCGCCCCCTGCGACCGCTACCTCTACGAGTCCGAGGTCCGCGGCCGGTGCCAGTACTGCGACGACCCCTCCGACGGCGTCTACTGCGAGGCGTGCGGGTTGCCGCAGGAGCCGGCCGGTCTCGCCGACCCCCTCTGCACCTCCTGCTGGACGACCCCGGACACCACCACCCTGCGGCGTGTCGTCTTCCCGCTGGAGAAGTGGCGCGAGCGGCTCACCTCCTACTACGCCACCGCCCAGGCAGCCGCCGAGTGGCGTCCGCGGCTGCGCGCCTACCTCGACGGGCTCTTCGAGCGCGCCCTGCCGGACACCCCGGTCAGCCGCGAGGCCGGCTACGGCGTCCCGGTGCCGCTGCCCGGCTGGGAGGGCCACATCCTGGACACCTGGTTCAGCGGCATCTGGGGCTACGTCGCCGCCACCGCCCGCCTCACCGAGGCCCAAGGGGACCGGGAGAAGGCCCTCGCCCTCTGGTCCGACCCGGACACCCGGATCGTCAACTTCATCGGCTTCGACTGCTCCTTCTCGCACGCCGTCCTCTGGCCCGCCCTGCTGCTCGCCCAGGGGTCGCTCACCCTCCCCGCCCAGGTGGTGATCAACGAGTTCTACCGGCTGGAGGGTGCCAAGTTCTCCACCAGCCGGGGCCACGCCATCTGGGGCGGCGAGTTCCTGCGGCGCACCAACGCCGACGCGCTCCGATTCCACCTCTGCCTCACCGGCCCGGAGCGCGAGCAGAACAACTTCTCCATGAAGGAGTACGCCGAGACCGTCACCGACGTGCTGGTCGGCGGCCTGGAGACGTGGACGGACACCGTCCTCGACCTTCTCGCCCAGGACTTCTCCAGCGTCGTCCCCGCCACCCCTGCCGCCGTCCCTGCCGCCGACTCCGCCGCCGTCCCCGTCGCCGTCCCCGCCGTCGTCCCCGCCGCCTTCACCGTCGCCGAACGCGAGGAGCTGACCGCGAAGGTGGCCGCCGCCCTGGCCGCCGAGTCCTTCTCCCCGCAGGCCGCCGCGGAGGCACTGGCCGCCACCGTCGACCGGGCCGTCGCGGACCTGCACGCCCTGCGCCTGCTGCGCCACGACGACGGTCCCGGCCGACCGGACGCCTACGCCGCCTCCCTGGCCGGACACGTCGAACTGCTCGCCGCGGTCGCGGTGGCCGCTGCCCCCCTGATGCCGGGCTGGTCCGCCTTCCTCGCCTCCCACCTGGGCGTCCCCGTCGAGATGGAGACCCGGATGCCGCGCTGGGCCGAGGCCGGAGAACGGCTGGTCCCGGCCGGAACCGTCCTTCCCGCGTCGGTCCCGGCCTTCTTCCACGAACTGTCGTGA
- the epsC gene encoding serine O-acetyltransferase EpsC produces MTTCDEDEAAAPAAEADQGSAAEAGPGLLALIKEDIATVLAKDPAARSRREVLLYPHLHALWTYRAAHRLWRRGHRTTARALSLLARAATGIEIHPGARIGRRFFVDHGTAVVIGETVRIGDDVMLYHQVTLGSVGWWKDLRRPSGARRHPVLGDRVVIGTGASVLGPVTVGDDCLIGAHSVVLEDLPSRSRVVPAAAAVLPPLDTVQDVPLPPSADLSAHH; encoded by the coding sequence ATGACCACATGTGACGAGGACGAGGCCGCCGCCCCCGCGGCCGAGGCGGACCAGGGCTCCGCGGCCGAGGCGGGCCCCGGCCTCCTGGCCCTGATCAAGGAGGACATCGCCACCGTCCTCGCCAAGGACCCGGCCGCCAGGTCCCGCCGCGAGGTGCTCCTCTACCCTCACCTGCACGCCCTGTGGACGTACCGGGCGGCCCACCGGCTCTGGCGGCGCGGCCACCGCACCACCGCCCGCGCCCTGTCGCTGCTGGCCCGGGCCGCCACCGGCATCGAGATCCACCCCGGCGCGCGGATCGGCCGCCGCTTCTTCGTCGACCACGGCACCGCGGTGGTGATCGGCGAGACCGTCCGGATCGGTGACGACGTGATGCTGTACCACCAGGTCACCCTCGGCTCGGTCGGCTGGTGGAAGGACCTGCGCCGCCCGTCAGGGGCCCGCCGCCACCCCGTCCTCGGGGATCGGGTGGTGATCGGTACCGGGGCAAGCGTCCTCGGGCCGGTCACGGTCGGCGACGACTGCCTGATCGGCGCGCACTCCGTCGTCCTGGAGGACCTGCCGTCGCGCAGCCGGGTGGTGCCGGCGGCCGCCGCCGTGCTGCCTCCGCTGGACACCGTCCAGGACGTACCCCTACCGCCCTCCGCCGACCTCTCCGCCCACCACTGA
- a CDS encoding NAD(P)/FAD-dependent oxidoreductase — protein sequence MSPVAHAHADAVVVGGGVIGAAIAHQLALAGIGRIVLCDQGRVNAQGATSRSGGLLRLHHTASADTRLAARSLPVFEQWADIIGGDCGYRRTGFVMIVGEERADALRTNAAVAAAAAGYRRVEVVERAELREIYPGLRTEGVGLAAYEPEGGYADPMAASAALLTAAYRLGVSPAEGIRAVKVLEHEGSVTGVLTSVGRIDSPLVVLAGGAWGSAPVEYLGLHIPVTARRIGLAQAELRGAGRRGHRASVPTCIDDTTGSYFRPDGLDRFYFGVPSKPDTELGRDVEPLSESELESAIAAISHRVPAAAEAPLVGTRSGVDGYTPDKRPVVGAAGPDGLYLAIGFSGGGFKLAPAVAELAALEILEGGAVPGKAEQELLNPYRPQRFLAGHPIRPEAPYDHM from the coding sequence GTGAGCCCCGTCGCACACGCGCACGCCGACGCCGTCGTCGTCGGCGGCGGGGTGATCGGCGCGGCCATCGCCCACCAGCTGGCCCTGGCCGGCATCGGCCGGATCGTCCTGTGCGACCAGGGCCGGGTCAACGCCCAGGGCGCCACGTCCCGTTCCGGCGGACTGCTCCGCCTCCACCACACCGCGTCCGCCGACACCCGGCTGGCCGCCCGCAGCCTGCCGGTCTTCGAGCAGTGGGCGGACATCATCGGAGGGGACTGCGGCTACCGGCGCACCGGCTTCGTCATGATCGTCGGCGAGGAGCGGGCGGACGCCCTGCGCACCAACGCCGCCGTCGCCGCGGCCGCGGCCGGATACCGCCGCGTCGAGGTCGTCGAACGGGCGGAGCTGCGGGAGATCTACCCGGGCCTGCGCACCGAGGGCGTCGGGCTGGCCGCCTACGAGCCCGAGGGCGGCTACGCCGACCCGATGGCCGCCTCCGCCGCGCTGCTCACCGCCGCCTACCGGCTGGGCGTCTCACCCGCCGAGGGCATCCGCGCGGTGAAGGTCCTGGAGCACGAGGGCTCCGTCACCGGGGTCCTCACCTCGGTCGGACGGATCGACTCCCCGCTGGTGGTGCTGGCCGGAGGCGCCTGGGGCTCGGCACCCGTCGAGTACCTGGGCCTGCACATACCGGTCACCGCCCGGCGGATCGGCCTGGCCCAGGCGGAACTCCGGGGCGCGGGCCGGCGCGGCCACCGCGCGTCCGTCCCCACCTGCATCGACGACACCACCGGCAGCTACTTCCGCCCGGACGGCCTGGACCGCTTCTACTTCGGCGTGCCCAGCAAGCCCGACACCGAACTGGGCCGCGACGTCGAACCGCTCAGCGAGTCCGAGCTGGAGTCCGCGATCGCCGCGATCTCCCACCGGGTTCCGGCCGCCGCCGAGGCGCCGCTGGTCGGCACCCGCTCCGGCGTCGACGGCTACACCCCGGACAAGCGCCCGGTGGTCGGCGCGGCCGGCCCCGACGGCCTGTACCTGGCCATCGGCTTCAGCGGCGGCGGCTTCAAGCTGGCCCCCGCCGTCGCCGAACTCGCCGCCCTGGAGATCCTCGAAGGCGGCGCCGTACCCGGGAAGGCCGAGCAGGAGCTGCTGAACCCCTACCGGCCCCAGCGGTTCCTGGCGGGCCACCCGATCCGCCCGGAGGCCCCCTATGACCACATGTGA
- a CDS encoding cupin domain-containing protein — protein MVFEDAYNVSSRRIFPWPEAVAEPGWGGGWVDVAPGETSTAHSHDENEMFFITDGSGLMRIGEETRRVTAGETVFIPPFQDHDLTNDTAGRLRFVTVWWGGAEAVAAERARWAAEFGITGAAAAADAGLSAGAAADAGPSAGGVADAGLSAGAGVPAGAGAEVAP, from the coding sequence ATGGTCTTCGAGGACGCCTACAACGTCAGCAGCCGGCGCATCTTCCCCTGGCCCGAGGCCGTCGCCGAGCCCGGCTGGGGCGGGGGCTGGGTGGACGTGGCCCCCGGTGAGACGTCCACCGCGCACAGCCACGACGAGAACGAGATGTTCTTCATCACCGACGGCAGCGGCCTGATGCGGATCGGCGAGGAGACCCGCCGGGTGACGGCGGGGGAGACCGTCTTCATCCCGCCCTTCCAGGACCACGACCTCACCAACGACACCGCCGGCCGGCTCCGCTTCGTCACCGTCTGGTGGGGCGGCGCCGAGGCGGTCGCCGCCGAACGTGCCAGGTGGGCAGCCGAGTTCGGGATCACCGGCGCTGCCGCCGCGGCCGACGCCGGTCTCTCCGCGGGCGCCGCGGCGGATGCCGGTCCGTCCGCGGGCGGCGTTGCCGATGCCGGTCTCTCCGCGGGCGCCGGGGTCCCGGCCGGAGCCGGCGCCGAGGTCGCCCCGTGA